One Sphingomonas sp. FARSPH DNA segment encodes these proteins:
- a CDS encoding glutamate ligase domain-containing protein, translating into MTNSNNGPLDGRRFFLVGIGGSGMMPLAMILAGRGAAVEGSDRGLDQGRVPAKFAALEALGIRLHPQDGSGIVSREQIVVASTAVEDDVADIVAANRLGCPRKSRAQLLSDLFNQSGTRIGVAGTSGKSTVTGMIGWIFHATGRDPTVMNGAVMTNFAHADAPFASALVGAGTAFVSEVDESDGSIALYRPDIAVLNNVSLDHKALDELRQLFGDFAGKARCVVANVGDAETAALVAGMDRTLTFAVEGEADLVAEALTPEPFAIGFDLVVRSPSPFGRFASSSLSRREREGAPEARKAEGVDRMRVRLVVPGRHNVANALAAIGAAVAAGVPLDEAARAIEGFTGLKRRFEKVGEAHGVTVIDDFGHNPDKIGATLDTLHAFPGRLLLLFQPHGYGPLKVMRAELVDSLAARMAAEDMLVLPDPVYFGGTVAREVTSADIVADLTARGRDARHVPDRAAAAAMLIAAARPGDRIVVMGARDDTLGVLARDMVERLHAKT; encoded by the coding sequence ATGACGAACAGCAACAACGGCCCGCTGGACGGGCGGCGTTTCTTCCTGGTGGGGATCGGCGGATCGGGGATGATGCCGCTGGCGATGATCCTGGCGGGGCGCGGCGCGGCCGTCGAGGGCTCCGACCGGGGGCTGGACCAGGGGCGCGTGCCCGCGAAATTCGCCGCGCTGGAGGCTTTGGGCATCCGCCTGCATCCGCAGGACGGCAGCGGCATCGTCTCGCGCGAGCAGATCGTCGTCGCCTCCACCGCGGTCGAGGACGATGTCGCGGACATCGTCGCGGCGAACCGGCTGGGCTGCCCGCGCAAAAGCCGCGCGCAATTGCTCAGCGACCTGTTCAACCAGAGCGGGACGCGGATCGGCGTCGCGGGGACGAGCGGCAAGTCGACCGTCACGGGCATGATCGGCTGGATCTTCCACGCCACAGGCCGCGATCCGACGGTGATGAACGGCGCGGTGATGACCAATTTCGCGCATGCCGACGCGCCCTTCGCCAGCGCGCTGGTGGGGGCCGGGACCGCCTTCGTCAGCGAGGTCGACGAAAGCGACGGGTCGATCGCATTGTACCGCCCCGACATCGCGGTGCTCAACAACGTCAGCCTCGACCACAAGGCGCTGGACGAGTTGCGCCAGCTGTTCGGCGATTTCGCGGGCAAGGCGCGCTGCGTCGTCGCCAACGTCGGCGATGCGGAAACGGCGGCGCTCGTCGCGGGGATGGACCGGACGCTGACCTTCGCGGTGGAGGGCGAGGCCGATCTGGTCGCGGAAGCGCTGACGCCGGAGCCGTTCGCGATCGGATTCGACCTCGTCGTCCGATCACCCTCACCCTTCGGACGCTTCGCATCCTCTTCCCTCTCCCGCCGGGAGAGGGAGGGAGCCCCGGAGGCGCGGAAGGCTGAGGGTGTCGACCGGATGCGCGTGCGGCTCGTGGTGCCCGGGCGGCACAACGTCGCCAACGCGCTCGCCGCAATCGGGGCAGCGGTAGCGGCGGGCGTGCCGCTGGACGAAGCAGCGCGCGCGATCGAGGGATTCACGGGCCTCAAGCGCCGGTTCGAGAAGGTCGGCGAGGCGCACGGCGTCACCGTGATCGACGATTTCGGGCACAACCCCGACAAGATCGGCGCGACGCTCGACACGCTGCACGCCTTTCCCGGCCGGCTGCTGCTGCTGTTCCAGCCGCACGGCTATGGCCCGCTGAAGGTGATGCGCGCCGAGCTGGTCGACAGCCTCGCCGCACGCATGGCGGCGGAGGATATGCTGGTCCTGCCCGACCCCGTCTATTTCGGCGGCACCGTCGCGCGCGAGGTGACGAGCGCGGACATCGTCGCCGACCTCACCGCCCGCGGCCGCGACGCGCGCCACGTCCCCGACCGCGCCGCCGCGGCCGCGATGCTGATCGCGGCCGCGCGACCCGGCGACCGTATCGTCGTGATGGGCGCGCGCGACGATACGCTCGGCGTGCTGGCGCGCGACATGGTGGAAAGGCTGCACGCCAAAACGTAA
- a CDS encoding LD-carboxypeptidase, with amino-acid sequence MRIGVVAPASIGNQEAEAPFLAFAALAYPEVDLVVHPQCWERDGHFAGSDARRADAFLEFANDPGFDAIWFLRGGYGSNRILPLVMPQLGPAARHKSYLGYSDMGFLLGALYARRIGRPVHGPMASDIRRQHGDQTIARSLGWLARGDRQGLEPGLDGRPAAAFNLSILGALIGTPWLPDLTDHVLLIEEVSEPMYNIDRLLFHMGHATQLKGLAGVRLGSVTAVTPNEPEWNEPIEAMVQRWCGDLGVPYLGRADIGHTQSNRIVPFGIA; translated from the coding sequence ATGCGGATCGGCGTAGTGGCCCCGGCCAGCATCGGCAACCAGGAGGCGGAAGCGCCCTTCCTCGCCTTCGCGGCGCTCGCCTATCCGGAGGTCGACCTCGTCGTCCATCCGCAATGCTGGGAACGCGACGGTCATTTCGCGGGCTCCGACGCGCGGCGGGCGGACGCCTTCCTCGAATTCGCCAACGACCCCGGTTTCGACGCGATCTGGTTCCTGCGCGGCGGCTATGGCTCGAACCGCATCCTGCCGCTGGTCATGCCGCAGCTGGGGCCGGCGGCGCGGCACAAGAGCTACCTCGGCTATTCCGACATGGGGTTCCTGCTCGGCGCGCTCTATGCGCGGCGGATCGGGCGGCCGGTGCATGGCCCGATGGCGAGCGACATCCGGCGCCAGCACGGCGACCAGACGATCGCCCGCTCGCTCGGCTGGCTCGCGCGCGGCGACCGCCAGGGACTGGAGCCGGGGCTCGACGGCCGCCCCGCCGCGGCGTTCAACCTGTCGATCCTGGGCGCGCTGATCGGCACGCCGTGGCTGCCCGACCTCACCGACCACGTGCTGCTGATCGAGGAGGTGTCGGAACCGATGTACAATATCGACCGGCTGCTGTTCCACATGGGCCATGCGACGCAGCTGAAGGGGCTGGCCGGCGTGCGCCTGGGGTCCGTCACCGCAGTCACGCCCAACGAGCCCGAATGGAACGAGCCGATCGAGGCGATGGTGCAGCGCTGGTGCGGCGACCTCGGCGTTCCCTACCTCGGTCGCGCCGACATCGGCCACACGCAGAGCAACCGCATCGTTCCGTTCGGCATCGCCTAA
- a CDS encoding helix-turn-helix transcriptional regulator, producing MNNRLRVLRAERGWSQQDLGDRLEVSRQSVNAIETGRYDPSLPLAFKIAELFGLAIEDVFVSPSKEQAS from the coding sequence ATGAACAACCGCCTGCGCGTGCTGCGCGCCGAGCGGGGGTGGTCGCAACAGGACCTGGGCGATCGGCTGGAGGTCAGCCGGCAGAGCGTCAACGCGATCGAGACGGGCCGCTACGACCCGTCGCTTCCCCTCGCCTTCAAGATCGCCGAGCTGTTCGGCCTTGCCATCGAAGACGTGTTCGTCAGTCCTTCCAAGGAGCAAGCTTCA
- the infC gene encoding translation initiation factor IF-3 codes for MMRRPMQAPPMNGPRFNEWIQSPKVRVIDHEGENLGVMYTREAMAAAQEVGLDLVEVSPNADPPVAKFLDVGKYKYEAQKKANLARKSQKTQEIKEIKMRPNIDDHDYDTKMKKVVEFIEEGDKVKVTMRFRGRELSHGQLGMNVLQRVAEQVAEVAKVEAYPRMEGRQMLMVLAPK; via the coding sequence ATGATGCGCCGGCCGATGCAGGCGCCACCGATGAACGGCCCTCGGTTCAACGAGTGGATTCAAAGCCCCAAGGTTCGCGTGATCGACCATGAGGGCGAAAACCTCGGCGTGATGTACACGCGCGAGGCCATGGCCGCGGCACAGGAAGTCGGCCTCGACCTCGTCGAAGTGTCGCCAAACGCCGATCCGCCCGTCGCCAAGTTCCTCGACGTCGGCAAGTACAAGTACGAGGCGCAGAAGAAGGCGAACCTCGCCCGCAAGTCGCAGAAGACGCAGGAGATCAAGGAGATCAAGATGCGTCCGAACATCGACGACCACGATTACGACACGAAGATGAAGAAGGTCGTCGAGTTCATCGAGGAAGGCGACAAGGTCAAGGTGACGATGCGCTTCCGCGGTCGCGAGCTCAGCCACGGCCAGCTCGGCATGAACGTGCTCCAGCGCGTCGCCGAACAGGTCGCCGAGGTCGCCAAGGTCGAAGCCTATCCGCGCATGGAAGGCCGCCAGATGCTGATGGTCCTCGCACCCAAGTAA
- the thrS gene encoding threonine--tRNA ligase, translated as MSAHPAELFRITLPDGSVREVAPGTTPADVAAAIGPGLAKAAIAARIDGQVRDLNRPFEGDTDLALVTFKDEADALELVRHDLAHVMAEAVQTLFPGTQITFGPATDDGFYYDFAPKDRPFTEDDLPAIEAEMRRIIARNEPFTREVWSREQLIDTWKKQGETFKAEWAAELPEGEELTIYRQGAWLDMCRGPHMPTTGRIDPAAFKLTRVSGAYWRGDQKNAMLSRIYGTGWLSKKQLDAHLFRLEEAAKRDHRKIGAEMDLFHLQSEAQGSVFWHPKGYVLWRQLEAYMRRRLDAADYAEVKTPQLMDARQWEQSGHWGKYRENMFVVPDEIPNTEEEGPVLSGEGDLMALKPMNCPAHVLIFKQGIKSYRDLPIRMAEFGCCHRNEPHGALHGIMRVRQFTQDDAHIFVREDQLVEEVRKFCELLDSVYRDLGFEDYAVKLALRPEKRFGDDAMWDKSEQELRDAVQASGLPDAIKAKFEELPGEGAFYAPKLEFHLTDAIGRTWQVGTIQSDRVLPDRLDASYVGEDGNRHRPVMLHRAILGTFERFIGILIEHHAGRFPLWLSPVQAVVATIVSDADDYAVAAAAKLRAAGIRVETDLRNEKINYKVREHSVAKVPVLLVVGKREAEEGKVAIRRLGSQAQQIVTLDAAIAMLRDESLPPDLR; from the coding sequence ATGTCCGCCCACCCGGCCGAGTTGTTCCGCATCACGCTGCCCGACGGTTCCGTCCGCGAGGTTGCGCCGGGGACTACGCCCGCGGACGTGGCCGCCGCGATCGGGCCGGGGCTCGCCAAGGCCGCGATCGCCGCGCGGATCGATGGCCAGGTACGCGACCTCAATCGGCCGTTCGAGGGTGATACCGACCTCGCGCTCGTTACCTTCAAGGACGAGGCGGACGCGCTCGAACTCGTCCGCCACGACCTCGCGCACGTCATGGCGGAGGCGGTGCAGACGCTGTTCCCGGGCACGCAGATCACCTTCGGCCCCGCGACCGACGACGGATTCTATTACGACTTCGCGCCGAAAGACCGGCCCTTCACCGAAGACGATCTGCCCGCGATCGAGGCGGAAATGCGCCGCATCATCGCGAGGAACGAGCCGTTCACGCGCGAAGTGTGGAGCCGCGAACAGCTGATCGACACCTGGAAGAAGCAGGGCGAGACGTTCAAGGCCGAATGGGCCGCCGAATTGCCCGAGGGCGAGGAACTGACCATCTATCGCCAGGGCGCGTGGCTCGACATGTGCCGCGGGCCGCACATGCCGACGACGGGGCGGATCGACCCGGCGGCGTTCAAGCTGACGCGCGTGTCGGGCGCCTATTGGCGCGGCGACCAGAAGAACGCGATGCTCAGCCGCATCTATGGCACCGGCTGGCTGAGCAAGAAGCAGCTCGACGCGCATCTCTTCCGCCTGGAAGAGGCAGCGAAGCGCGATCATCGCAAGATCGGCGCGGAGATGGACCTGTTCCACCTCCAGTCGGAAGCGCAGGGCTCGGTCTTCTGGCACCCCAAGGGCTATGTCCTGTGGCGCCAGCTCGAAGCGTATATGCGCCGCCGGCTCGATGCCGCCGACTATGCGGAGGTGAAGACGCCGCAGCTCATGGACGCGCGCCAGTGGGAGCAATCGGGCCACTGGGGCAAGTATCGCGAGAATATGTTCGTCGTGCCGGACGAGATCCCGAACACCGAGGAAGAGGGGCCGGTGCTGTCGGGCGAAGGCGACCTGATGGCGCTCAAACCCATGAACTGCCCGGCGCACGTGCTGATCTTCAAGCAGGGGATCAAGAGCTACCGCGACCTGCCGATCCGCATGGCCGAATTCGGCTGCTGCCACCGCAACGAGCCGCATGGCGCGCTGCACGGCATCATGCGCGTCCGCCAGTTCACGCAGGACGACGCGCACATCTTCGTCCGCGAGGACCAATTGGTCGAGGAGGTGCGCAAATTCTGCGAGCTGCTCGACAGCGTCTATCGCGACCTCGGGTTCGAGGATTATGCGGTGAAGCTCGCGCTGCGCCCCGAAAAGCGGTTCGGCGACGATGCGATGTGGGACAAATCCGAACAGGAGCTGCGCGACGCGGTGCAGGCGTCGGGCCTGCCCGATGCGATCAAGGCGAAGTTCGAGGAACTGCCGGGCGAGGGCGCCTTCTACGCGCCGAAACTCGAATTCCACCTGACCGACGCGATCGGCCGCACCTGGCAGGTCGGCACGATCCAGTCGGACCGCGTGCTTCCAGACCGGCTCGACGCGAGCTACGTCGGCGAGGACGGCAACCGCCATCGCCCGGTGATGCTGCACCGCGCGATCCTGGGGACGTTCGAACGCTTCATCGGCATCCTGATCGAACACCACGCCGGTCGCTTCCCGCTGTGGCTCAGCCCCGTGCAGGCGGTGGTGGCGACGATCGTCTCCGACGCCGACGATTATGCCGTTGCGGCGGCGGCGAAGCTGCGGGCGGCCGGCATCCGCGTCGAAACCGACCTGCGCAACGAAAAGATCAACTACAAGGTGCGCGAACATTCGGTCGCCAAGGTCCCCGTGCTGCTCGTCGTCGGCAAGCGCGAGGCGGAGGAGGGCAAGGTCGCCATCCGCCGCCTGGGCAGCCAGGCGCAGCAGATCGTGACGCTCGACGCGGCGATCGCTATGCTGCGCGACGAGTCGTTGCCGCCCGACCTTCGCTGA
- a CDS encoding [protein-PII] uridylyltransferase, whose translation MSGRFDHLPNRRAIVDRRLLAETIATFDATGTPLRQQVAALLKSALAAGRQEIERRLLAHPSRGLEASNAQAYLVDQLLRVLFDVATQRLHPLHNPTAGERLTLIAVGGYGRAEMAPYSDVDIGFLTPGKQTPWAEQVIESMLYALWDIGLKVGHSSRSIDEMVRQAKADGTIRTALLEGRYVTGDVDLYDEASRRFHAEVQHGTERAFIADKLAERDARHRKMGDTRYVVEPNVKEGKGGLRDLHALFWIGKYVFDVQQGRDLVDAGLLTQDEYRLFHRADNFLQAVRCHLHSITRRPEDRLTFDVQREIAARMRFSDRPGKPAVERFMQYYFLQARTVGTLTGLFLAHLDERFAARGRRFGLPTIRRRPRKLHGFVLDRGRLAIPEDDFFRADPVRLVEMFHLADLHGLEIHPLAWRAATRDAKLIDDYRADRHANAMFLDVLTSPRDPELVLRWMNEVGVFGRFVPDFGRVVAQMQFDMYHHYTVDEHTIRAIGLLGQIDRGLLREDHPMASAIIRQIVSRRVLYVAVLLHDIAKGRGGDHSILGAEVAERLCPRFGLTPAETETVAWLVRYHLLMSATAFKRDLADFKTILDFCAVVQSAERLRLLLCLTIVDIRAVGPGTWNGWKRQLLGDLYEQAEEVLRLGHKQRGRGERITAKQQRLGEALGWGTARYEAFVRRFPEAYWIAEPEDVLLRNARFIAAAGEAQLAIDAEVYPERGATMVTIYAADHPGLFYRIAGAIHVAGGSIIDARIHTTRDGMAIDNFLVQDPLGRPFDDPAQLARLKTAIEDALANRGKLADRLVAKPAARTRAEAFDIAPNVLIDNHASNRFTVVEVNARDRPALLNQLAHALVQSKVTLHSAHVATYGERAVDTFYITDLTGDRILAPARLKALEKRLLAAAVGDEAALAA comes from the coding sequence ATGTCCGGCCGCTTCGACCATCTGCCCAACCGCCGCGCGATCGTCGATCGTCGCCTGCTCGCGGAAACGATCGCCACCTTCGATGCAACCGGCACGCCGCTGCGCCAGCAGGTCGCTGCCCTGCTCAAGAGCGCGCTCGCCGCCGGACGCCAGGAGATCGAGCGCCGGCTACTCGCCCACCCCTCGCGCGGGCTGGAGGCGTCGAACGCGCAGGCCTATCTCGTCGACCAATTGCTGCGCGTGCTGTTCGACGTCGCGACGCAGCGGCTGCATCCGCTGCACAATCCGACCGCGGGGGAACGGCTGACGCTGATCGCGGTCGGCGGCTACGGCCGCGCCGAGATGGCGCCCTATTCCGATGTCGATATCGGTTTCCTGACGCCTGGCAAGCAGACGCCCTGGGCGGAGCAGGTGATCGAATCGATGCTGTATGCGCTGTGGGACATCGGGCTGAAGGTCGGCCATTCCAGCCGCAGCATCGACGAGATGGTGCGCCAGGCGAAGGCGGACGGCACGATCCGCACCGCCTTGCTGGAGGGGCGCTACGTCACCGGCGACGTCGACCTGTACGACGAGGCGTCGCGCCGGTTCCACGCCGAGGTGCAGCACGGCACCGAACGCGCCTTCATCGCCGACAAACTGGCGGAGCGCGACGCGCGCCACCGCAAGATGGGCGACACGCGCTACGTCGTCGAACCCAACGTCAAGGAGGGCAAGGGCGGCCTGCGCGACCTGCACGCTTTGTTCTGGATCGGCAAATATGTGTTCGACGTGCAGCAGGGGCGCGATCTGGTCGACGCCGGGCTGCTGACGCAGGACGAGTACCGCCTGTTCCACCGCGCCGACAATTTCCTGCAGGCGGTCCGTTGCCACCTGCACAGCATCACGCGGCGGCCGGAGGATCGGCTGACCTTCGACGTGCAGCGCGAGATCGCCGCGCGCATGCGCTTTTCCGACCGGCCCGGCAAACCCGCGGTCGAACGCTTCATGCAATATTACTTCCTGCAGGCGCGCACCGTCGGCACGCTGACCGGCCTGTTCCTCGCGCATCTCGACGAGCGGTTCGCGGCGCGCGGGCGGCGGTTCGGGCTGCCGACGATCCGGCGGCGCCCCCGCAAGCTGCACGGCTTCGTGCTCGACCGCGGGCGGCTGGCGATCCCGGAGGACGATTTCTTCCGCGCCGATCCCGTCCGCCTGGTCGAGATGTTCCACCTCGCCGACCTGCACGGACTGGAGATTCACCCGCTCGCCTGGCGGGCGGCAACGCGCGACGCCAAGCTGATCGACGACTATCGCGCCGACCGCCACGCCAACGCGATGTTCCTCGACGTGCTGACGTCCCCGCGCGATCCCGAACTGGTGCTGCGCTGGATGAACGAGGTCGGCGTGTTCGGCCGCTTCGTGCCGGATTTCGGCCGCGTCGTCGCGCAGATGCAGTTCGACATGTACCACCATTACACCGTCGACGAGCACACGATCCGCGCGATCGGCCTGCTCGGCCAGATCGATCGCGGTCTGCTGAGGGAGGATCATCCGATGGCCTCCGCGATCATCCGCCAGATCGTGTCGCGGCGCGTGCTCTATGTCGCGGTGCTGCTCCACGACATCGCCAAGGGGCGCGGCGGCGACCATTCGATCCTGGGCGCGGAGGTCGCCGAGCGGCTGTGCCCGCGCTTCGGTCTGACGCCGGCGGAGACGGAGACGGTGGCGTGGCTGGTCCGCTACCACCTGCTGATGTCCGCGACCGCGTTTAAACGCGACCTTGCCGATTTCAAGACGATCCTCGATTTCTGCGCGGTGGTGCAGAGCGCGGAGCGGCTGCGGCTGCTCCTCTGTCTGACGATCGTCGACATCCGCGCGGTGGGTCCCGGCACGTGGAACGGGTGGAAGCGCCAGCTGCTCGGCGATCTGTACGAACAGGCCGAAGAGGTGCTGCGCCTGGGCCACAAGCAGCGCGGGCGCGGCGAGCGGATCACCGCCAAGCAGCAGCGGCTGGGCGAGGCGCTCGGCTGGGGTACGGCGCGCTACGAGGCGTTCGTGCGCCGTTTCCCGGAAGCCTATTGGATCGCGGAGCCGGAGGACGTGCTGCTGCGCAACGCGCGCTTCATCGCGGCGGCGGGCGAGGCGCAGCTGGCGATCGACGCGGAAGTCTATCCCGAACGCGGCGCGACGATGGTCACCATCTACGCCGCCGACCACCCCGGCCTATTCTATCGTATCGCTGGCGCGATCCATGTCGCGGGCGGCAGCATCATCGACGCGCGCATCCACACGACGCGCGATGGCATGGCGATCGACAATTTCCTGGTGCAGGACCCGCTGGGCCGGCCGTTCGACGACCCCGCACAGCTGGCCCGGCTGAAGACCGCGATCGAGGATGCGCTGGCCAATCGCGGCAAGCTCGCCGACCGGCTCGTCGCCAAACCCGCCGCGCGGACGCGGGCGGAGGCGTTCGACATCGCGCCCAACGTGCTGATCGACAATCACGCGTCGAACCGCTTCACCGTCGTCGAGGTCAATGCGCGCGACCGGCCGGCCTTGCTCAACCAACTCGCCCATGCGCTCGTCCAGTCGAAGGTGACGCTGCATTCGGCGCATGTCGCGACCTATGGCGAGCGTGCGGTCGACACCTTCTACATCACCGACCTGACCGGCGACCGCATCCTCGCCCCGGCGCGGCTGAAGGCGCTGGAGAAACGGTTGCTCGCGGCTGCCGTCGGCGACGAGGCTGCGCTCGCCGCGTGA
- a CDS encoding TonB-dependent receptor translates to MRLTAYLLSAATIALAAPTIVAAQDMTPPADAPTTQGQAQTSTTATASASVDSGELPPAGQEPTNLGDIVITATRRAERLSNVPIAVSAVSAQSLENSGATDIRQMTQLTPSLLVSSTGSEANASARIRGIGTVGDNPGLESSVAVFIDGVYRSRTGSGLNDIGEVDRIEVLRGPQGTLSGRNASAGTINIITKAPSYTFGGYAEGTYGNYNAVRLAGAITGPIIKDMLAFRLDGVYNKRDGFYQDVVNNTDYNNRNRFFVRGQLLFEPTSDISLRLIGDYTWRNEKCCGAVYIDLREKLDPTPGVPGDFTINPNGNRIVQVMQQMGAIFPSAGDPYNRKIANTLGRAYSNVTKDYGGSAQLDWNLGGAGLTSITAYREYKSGGAGDIDYGNLDIGYRPDDGNAFRQFHTFTQELRLNGEAFDNKLNWLIGGYYSKENLLVADNLKFGTQYGAFAACRIIATINPLAALRDPTKPGCLGTTPLAALGGATGRQALGAGLGAAAAFLLPGIDRLSTVNNVGDTNSRYYQDSENYAFFTHNIFKVTDKLSITAGLRYTHERKDFRATFNNNNTVCPTQQAALSPLLANPALAALQPLIGGIITLTCTGNSTSSINSLTPQDRLSEGEFTGTGVLSYKPTSDLLVYASYSRGYKAGGYNLDRSDLTANVFAPPTNASASRLRFDPETVNAYEVGLKYTSRQFTFNAAAFRQEFKNFQLNTFNGTNYIVQNITSCKNSLNGLDQDNSSTTGVCTGKTGYGVVSQGVELEAGLFPAKDLAFALGYTLADTHYRHNLVGSDSGEALDAQLFLLPGSQLSNAPRHTVTSSMTFTPDLGSSGLTALFYVDGRMTSDYNTGSDLFYEKRQDGFFLMNARIGIRGPDQHWALEFWGQNLTNTRYEQVAFNAPFQGSGSLASTIKLGTSPSNQIFTSFLAEPRTYGVTARIRF, encoded by the coding sequence ATGCGCCTGACCGCGTATCTGCTTTCGGCCGCCACGATTGCGCTGGCCGCCCCGACCATCGTCGCAGCCCAGGACATGACGCCACCCGCCGACGCGCCCACGACGCAGGGGCAGGCACAGACCAGCACGACGGCGACCGCCAGTGCCTCGGTCGATTCGGGCGAGCTGCCGCCGGCCGGGCAGGAGCCGACCAACCTCGGCGATATCGTCATCACCGCGACCCGCCGCGCCGAGCGGCTGTCGAACGTGCCGATCGCGGTCAGCGCGGTCAGCGCGCAATCGCTGGAGAATTCGGGCGCGACCGACATCCGCCAGATGACGCAGCTGACGCCGTCGCTGCTCGTCTCGTCGACCGGGTCGGAAGCCAACGCCTCCGCGCGCATCCGCGGCATCGGCACCGTCGGCGACAATCCCGGCCTCGAAAGCTCGGTCGCGGTGTTCATCGACGGCGTCTATCGCAGCCGCACCGGCTCGGGCCTCAACGACATCGGCGAGGTCGACCGGATCGAGGTACTGCGCGGGCCGCAGGGCACGCTGTCGGGCCGCAACGCGTCCGCCGGCACGATCAACATCATCACCAAGGCGCCCTCCTACACGTTCGGCGGTTATGCCGAGGGCACGTACGGCAATTACAACGCCGTCCGCCTTGCCGGCGCGATCACCGGTCCGATCATCAAGGACATGCTCGCCTTCCGCCTCGACGGCGTCTACAACAAGCGCGACGGTTTCTATCAGGACGTCGTCAACAACACTGACTACAACAACCGCAACCGCTTCTTCGTGCGCGGCCAGTTGTTGTTCGAACCGACGTCGGACATCTCGCTGCGCCTGATCGGCGACTATACGTGGCGCAACGAAAAGTGCTGCGGCGCGGTCTATATCGACCTGCGCGAGAAGCTCGACCCGACGCCGGGCGTCCCCGGCGACTTCACGATCAACCCGAACGGCAACCGCATCGTCCAGGTGATGCAGCAGATGGGCGCGATCTTCCCCAGCGCGGGCGATCCGTACAACCGCAAGATCGCCAATACGCTCGGCCGCGCGTACAGCAACGTCACCAAGGATTACGGCGGCTCGGCGCAGCTCGACTGGAACCTCGGCGGCGCCGGTCTGACCTCGATCACCGCCTATCGCGAATACAAGTCGGGCGGCGCGGGCGACATCGATTACGGCAACCTCGACATCGGCTATCGCCCCGACGACGGCAACGCCTTCCGCCAGTTCCATACCTTCACTCAGGAACTGCGCCTGAACGGCGAGGCGTTCGACAACAAGCTCAACTGGCTGATCGGCGGCTATTATTCGAAGGAAAATCTGCTCGTCGCCGACAATCTGAAGTTCGGCACGCAATATGGCGCCTTCGCCGCGTGCCGGATCATCGCGACGATCAACCCGCTGGCGGCGCTGCGCGATCCGACCAAGCCGGGCTGTCTCGGCACCACCCCGCTCGCCGCTTTGGGCGGGGCGACCGGGCGGCAGGCGCTAGGCGCTGGCCTCGGCGCCGCGGCGGCGTTCCTGCTGCCGGGCATCGACCGGCTGAGCACCGTCAACAATGTCGGCGACACCAACTCGCGCTATTATCAGGACAGCGAGAACTACGCCTTCTTCACGCACAACATCTTCAAGGTGACGGACAAACTGTCGATCACCGCGGGCCTGCGCTACACCCACGAGCGCAAGGACTTCCGTGCGACGTTCAACAACAACAACACCGTCTGCCCGACGCAGCAGGCCGCGCTTAGCCCGCTGCTCGCCAATCCGGCGCTCGCCGCGCTGCAGCCGCTGATCGGCGGCATCATCACGCTGACCTGCACGGGCAATTCCACCTCGAGCATCAACAGTTTGACGCCGCAGGACCGGCTCAGCGAAGGTGAATTCACCGGCACCGGCGTCCTCTCCTACAAGCCGACCAGCGACCTGCTCGTCTACGCCTCCTATTCGCGCGGCTACAAGGCGGGCGGCTACAACCTCGACCGGTCGGATCTCACCGCCAACGTCTTCGCGCCGCCGACCAATGCCAGCGCCAGCCGGCTGCGCTTCGATCCCGAAACGGTCAACGCCTATGAAGTCGGCCTGAAGTACACCAGCCGCCAATTCACCTTCAACGCCGCGGCGTTCCGCCAGGAGTTCAAGAACTTCCAGCTGAATACCTTCAACGGCACCAACTACATCGTCCAGAACATCACCTCGTGCAAGAACAGCCTCAACGGGCTGGACCAGGACAACAGCTCGACGACGGGCGTGTGCACCGGCAAGACCGGTTACGGCGTGGTCAGCCAGGGCGTCGAGCTGGAGGCGGGGCTGTTCCCGGCGAAAGACCTGGCGTTCGCGCTCGGCTACACGCTCGCCGATACCCACTATCGCCACAATCTGGTCGGCAGCGATTCGGGCGAGGCGCTCGATGCGCAGCTGTTCCTGCTGCCGGGCAGCCAGCTGTCCAACGCGCCCCGCCACACCGTCACCTCGTCGATGACGTTCACGCCGGACTTGGGATCGTCGGGACTGACCGCGCTCTTCTACGTCGATGGCCGCATGACCAGCGACTATAACACGGGCTCCGATCTGTTCTACGAGAAGCGCCAGGACGGCTTCTTCCTGATGAACGCGCGCATCGGCATCCGTGGGCCGGACCAGCATTGGGCGCTGGAATTCTGGGGGCAGAACCTGACCAACACCCGTTACGAGCAGGTGGCGTTCAACGCGCCTTTCCAGGGTTCGGGCAGCCTCGCCTCCACGATCAAGCTCGGCACCTCGCCCTCGAACCAGATCTTCACCTCGTTCCTGGCCGAACCGCGCACCTACGGCGTCACCGCGCGCATCCGGTTCTAA